The following are encoded in a window of Kitasatospora fiedleri genomic DNA:
- a CDS encoding RidA family protein, translating into MSTSHLTHITEPPGVAPGTGYTQVVTGTGRLVQVSGQVAFDERGDLVGPGDPAAQARQVFENLRRCLAAAGAGFPDVVKFTVFVTDVAYLPAIREVRDEYVDTARPPASSAVQVAALFRPEVLIEIEALAVVADRAAAD; encoded by the coding sequence ATGAGCACTTCTCACCTCACCCACATCACCGAGCCGCCGGGCGTCGCCCCCGGCACGGGCTACACCCAGGTGGTCACCGGGACGGGCCGGCTGGTCCAGGTCTCCGGGCAGGTCGCGTTCGACGAGCGGGGCGACCTGGTCGGCCCAGGCGATCCGGCGGCGCAGGCCCGGCAGGTGTTCGAGAACCTGCGGCGCTGCCTGGCGGCGGCCGGGGCGGGCTTCCCGGACGTCGTGAAGTTCACCGTGTTCGTCACCGACGTGGCGTACCTGCCCGCGATCCGCGAGGTCCGGGACGAGTACGTCGACACCGCGCGGCCCCCGGCGAGTTCGGCCGTCCAGGTCGCGGCGCTGTTCCGGCCGGAGGTGCTGATCGAGATCGAGGCCCTGGCCGTCGTCGCCGACCGAGCCGCCGCCGACTGA